The following DNA comes from Geobacter sp..
GCACCGGCTGACCATTCCCCCGCTCCGCGAGCGTTGCGAGGATATTGCTCCCCTGCTCGACCACTTTCTGGAGGTGGCTGCCGTTTCATTTGGCAAGAAGAAACCGACCCCTCCGGGAGAACTGGTTACCCTGCTGCAAACCTATGACTTTCCGGGGAATGTCAGGGAGCTCGAGGCGATGGTTCATGATGCCGTTGCCCGGCACTGCAGCGGAGTCCTCTCCATGGAGAGTTTCAGCAGTGCCATCGGCAGCGCACGAACGCCCCGCAGCCGTGGCGAGCAGAGACCTCCGGCAGGCAATCCGCTGGAGGACCTGTTCGGGCATTTCCCGTCCATGCGCGAGGTTGAGGATTACCTGATCTCGGAGGCAATGCTGAGGTCAAAGGGGAACCAGGGGATAGCGGCATCGATGCTCGGGATATCGCGACAGGGTCTGAACAAGCGGCTGAGAAACGAGTCGACGAACCTGCTCGAAAAAGGGGGAGATGCCGATGGGCCGGCTTAGGGGTGGGGCGTTGTCAGGCTGGTTGCCAGCGGCAGCAATTTTTGCGACAACCCTCTCTGGCGCCAAGGGTGTTGATTCGGCCTGCAACTGACTGAATTGCAGAAGTTTTTAAAATTCGGGTAAAATGGCATAGTTACTGCGTAGTTTGGGTGCCAGACCTGAGTGTTATCCTGGATAGTTGATTAATTTTCTTAGGAGGTTCGACGAATGAACAGAATTATTGCGCTTGCACTGGTACTGTTGTCCGCTTCATCGGTTTTTGCCGCAGATCCCGCCAATCCGGAGCAGGAGCGGGTATTTCATGCCATCGGCCAGAATGTCTACCGCTCGCTTTCGGTCTTCAATCTGAGCCAGTCTGAATTCGACCAGGTGATCCAGGGGGTCAAGGATTCCTATCACGGCAAGAAGAGCGACGTAGATCTCAATGCCTATAATGCGAAAATCCAGGAATTGGCCAGGGCTCGACGCAAGGAGCTTGGTGAAAAACAGGCAGCGGCGGCAAAAGAGTTTCTCGATAAGGCCGCTCAGGAGAAGGGTGCGGTGAAGACCAGTTCCGGCATGGTCTATTTTTCCCTCGTGGAGGGGAAGGGGGAATCTCCTGCGGCAACAGACACGGTCAAGGTCAACTATCGTGGCACCCTGGTCGACGGTACGGAGTTCGACAGTTCCTACAAACGGGGAAAACCGCTGGAATTCAGACTCGATGCAGTCATCAAATGCTGGACTGAAGGTGTCCAGAAGATGAAGCCCGGCGGTAAGGCCCGGTTTGTCTGCCCTGCCAACCTGGCCTACGGAGATAACGGCGTGGGTGAAATGATCCTTCCAGGCGCAACTCTCGATTTCGAAGTCGAACTGGTCGGGGTGAAGAAGGCTGAGAGTCTCTCCAAGCCTGCGTCGTCTGCAGAAACCTCGAAAGCGGTAAAATAAATGAACTGTCCCAACGGCAAGAGCCTGAGAGAACTGGTGAGATTATTGCTCGTGCTGGTGCTGCTCGCTGTTTTCGCAGCTCCGGCACATGCTGACACCAAGAAATACAAACGCACCGTTGAACGGTACACCGTGCCTGATGTCACCATGATCAATCAGGATGGCAAAAAGGTCCGTTTGCGGCAGCTTGTCGACGTGAATCAGCCGGTTATCATCGACTTTATTTACGGGACATGCACCACGATCTGCCCCGTGCTTTCTGCCGGTTTCGTCAATCTGCAGAACAAGCTCGATGCCAGACTGCCGCAACCGCGCCTTATCTCGATCACCATCGATCCTGAAAACGATACGCCGAAAGTCATGAAGGAGTATCTGAAAAGATTCCGCGCAAAACCGGGCTGGGATTTCCTCACCGGGAGCCGGGCGGATATCACGAAGATCATGGTTGCGTTCAATGCCTATATCCCGGACAAAATGTCGCACTATCCCATCAACCTGATCCGTACCGGAAAAGACGGCTCCTGGGTGCGGCTTTTCGGTATCATGAGCTCCCGCGAATTTCTCG
Coding sequences within:
- a CDS encoding FKBP-type peptidyl-prolyl cis-trans isomerase, whose protein sequence is MNRIIALALVLLSASSVFAADPANPEQERVFHAIGQNVYRSLSVFNLSQSEFDQVIQGVKDSYHGKKSDVDLNAYNAKIQELARARRKELGEKQAAAAKEFLDKAAQEKGAVKTSSGMVYFSLVEGKGESPAATDTVKVNYRGTLVDGTEFDSSYKRGKPLEFRLDAVIKCWTEGVQKMKPGGKARFVCPANLAYGDNGVGEMILPGATLDFEVELVGVKKAESLSKPASSAETSKAVK
- a CDS encoding SCO family protein, with protein sequence MNCPNGKSLRELVRLLLVLVLLAVFAAPAHADTKKYKRTVERYTVPDVTMINQDGKKVRLRQLVDVNQPVIIDFIYGTCTTICPVLSAGFVNLQNKLDARLPQPRLISITIDPENDTPKVMKEYLKRFRAKPGWDFLTGSRADITKIMVAFNAYIPDKMSHYPINLIRTGKDGSWVRLFGIMSSREFLDEYLWAVGR